From the genome of Thermodesulforhabdaceae bacterium:
GATCCGGGATTTTCCTTCGGCAAAAAAGAACAAAAGCTGGGGATTAGAGCTTCGGCAACGCGAGAGCTTATCTTCAGCGACTGCCGAATTCCTAAGGATAGACTTGTCGGCAGAGAAGGTATGGGTTTCATCATAGCCATGAAAACCTTTGACAAGTCCAGACCCGGCATAGGAGCTCTCGGAGTTGGACTCGCTCAGGAAGCGCTCGACATATCGGCAGAATATGCTCGTAAAAGAATTCAGTTCGGAAAACCTATAATCTCTTTCCAGGTTATTCAGCATAAGCTTGCCGACATGGCTACAAAAGTAGAAGCCGCCAGATCTCTCATCTATTCCGCTGCTCGCTATCTTGATCGTGGAGATCCTCCCGATGCCAGCAAAATCGCCGCTATGTGTAAAATATTTGCAAGCGATGTGGCTGTGCAGGTGGCTCTTGAAGCTGTCCAGATTCTTGGAGGATACGGCTACATGAGAGACTATCCTGTGGAAAAGCTTCTTCGAGATTCCAAAATTCTCCAGATTTACGAAGGCACCAACGAGATTCAACGAAACATTATTGGTCAGGAACTTAACAAAGAATACGGGCGGAAAAAAGAATCATTTATTTAAGCGATTCAGGAGGTTGAGGGTGTGCATATTGTCGTTTGCGTGAAACAGGTTCCGGAAACACAAAATGTGAGGATTGATCCCACAACAAATACCCTCATTCGTCAAGGGGTTGCTTCAATTCTCAATCCCTTTGATCACTTTGCTTTAGAAGCAGCTCTTCGCATTAAGGATATGAACAAAAGCGGAGTGAGGGTTACGGTATTGACAATGGGTCCTCCTCAGGCAAAAGACGTTCTCGTGGAAGCTCTTTCCAGAGGAGCCGACGACGCAGTGCTTCTGAGCGACAGAGCTTTTGCCGGAGCTGATACCTGGGCAACTTCATATACTCTTGCGTCGGCAATAAAAAAAATGGGTGACGTGGATCTCGTAATCTGCGGCAAACAAGCCATAGACGGTGACACGGCTCAAGTAGGACCTGAACTCGCAACCCTTTTAGATATTCCCTACGCCACGTATGTTAGCAAGATCAATTTTATTGAACCGAGAGTGTTGAAAGTAGTTCGACAGACCGATGAAGGAACTGCTACGTGGAAAGTTCCTTTGCCCGCTCTCCTTGCAGTGCTTAAAGATGTGGGAAGGCTCAGAGTAAGGTCCTATAGAGCCACCCTTAGAGCCAGAAGCTATCAAGTTCCTGTGTGGAGTGCAGCAGATCTTGGGCTTGGAGAAGAAACGGTAGGCCTTAAGGGTTCTTACACTCAAGTAATTAAGGTTTTTAGCCCTCAGAGGGCAAAAGAGCGTGTGATGATAGAAGGTTCTGTGCAGGAGCAAGCCGCCAGGCTCTATG
Proteins encoded in this window:
- a CDS encoding acyl-CoA dehydrogenase family protein, producing MDYFLTDEQKLLQEIAYEIVRERIRPVRAELDEKEEFPWEIMKDLAQADLFGIWIPEEYGGLGMGILENCLVVEQLARGCIGIATTYAASGLGAYPIILFGSEELKRKYLPPIARGEKLAAFALTEPGAGSDVSAIRTRAIRVGDEYILNGTKQWITNGGEADIYSVFAITDPAKGPRGASCFVLEKGDPGFSFGKKEQKLGIRASATRELIFSDCRIPKDRLVGREGMGFIIAMKTFDKSRPGIGALGVGLAQEALDISAEYARKRIQFGKPIISFQVIQHKLADMATKVEAARSLIYSAARYLDRGDPPDASKIAAMCKIFASDVAVQVALEAVQILGGYGYMRDYPVEKLLRDSKILQIYEGTNEIQRNIIGQELNKEYGRKKESFI
- a CDS encoding electron transfer flavoprotein subunit beta/FixA family protein, which translates into the protein MHIVVCVKQVPETQNVRIDPTTNTLIRQGVASILNPFDHFALEAALRIKDMNKSGVRVTVLTMGPPQAKDVLVEALSRGADDAVLLSDRAFAGADTWATSYTLASAIKKMGDVDLVICGKQAIDGDTAQVGPELATLLDIPYATYVSKINFIEPRVLKVVRQTDEGTATWKVPLPALLAVLKDVGRLRVRSYRATLRARSYQVPVWSAADLGLGEETVGLKGSYTQVIKVFSPQRAKERVMIEGSVQEQAARLYELLKQQGVPGL